From Scomber scombrus chromosome 9, fScoSco1.1, whole genome shotgun sequence, one genomic window encodes:
- the cops6 gene encoding COP9 signalosome complex subunit 6, which translates to MRGSPEKMATSNGGGMEVDGAGDPSVMASGVTGSVSVALHPLVILNISDHWIRIRSQEGRPMQVIGALIGKQEGRNIEVMNSFELMSHTIDDRVHIDKEYYYTKEEQFKQVFKEMEFLGWYTTGGPPDQSDIHIHKQVCEIIESPLFLKLNPMTKHTDLPVSVYESVIDIISGEATMLFAELTYTLATEEAERIGVDHVARMTATGTGENSTVAEHLIAQHSAIKMLHSRVKIILEYVKAVETGEVPFNHEILREANALCHRLPVLSTIKFKTDFYDQCNDVGLMAYLGTITKTCNSMNQFINKFNVLYDRQGIGRRMRGLFF; encoded by the exons ATGCGCGGTTCACCGGAGAAGATGGCGACCAGCAATGGTGGAGGAATGGAAGTGGACGGGGCAGGCGA CCCCAGTGTCATGGCCTCGGGCGTCACCGGGAGCGTTTCTGTGGCCTTACACCCTCTGGTTATCCTCAACATATCTGACCACTGGATACGCATCCGCTCACAGGAAGGAAGACCAATGCAGG TGATTGGAGCTCTGATCGGGAAGCAGGAGGGTCGAAACATCGAGGTGATGAACTCCTTTGAACTAATGTCTCATACCATCGATGACAGAGTACATATTGACAAGGAGTACTACTACACCAAGGAGGAGCAAT TCAAACAGGTCTTCAAAGAAATGGAGTTCTTGGGTTGGTACACCACGGGCGGCCCTCCTGATCAATCAGATATCCACATTCACAAGCAG GTGTGTGAGATCATTGAGAGTCCTCTCTTCCTCAAGTTGAACCCAATGACCAAACATACTGAT CTTCCTGTTAGCGTATATGAATCTGTGATTGACATCATCAGTGGCGAG GCTACCATGTTGTTTGCTGAGCTGACATACACTCTGGCcacagaggaagcagagagaatTGGCGTTGATCACGTAGCTCGAATGACCGCCACCGGAACTGGAGAAAACTCAACAG TTGCTGAACACCTTATAGCCCAGCACAGTGCGATAAAGATGCTCCACAGCCGGGTGAAGATCATTTTAGAGTACGTCAAAGCCGTGGAAACAG GAGAGGTGCCGTTTAACCACGAGATCCTTCGAGAAGCGAACGCCCTCTGCCACAGACTGCCTGTCCTCAGCACCATAAAATTCAAAACCGACTTCTATGAT CAATGTAATGATGTGGGCCTCATGGCCTACTTAGGCACCATCACCAAGACCTGCAACAGTATGAACCAGTTCATCAACAAGTTCAACGTCCTGTACGACAGACAGGGCATCGGCCGGAGGATGAGAGGACTCTTCTTTTGA